A genomic window from Clostridium aceticum includes:
- the tuf gene encoding elongation factor Tu, whose product MAKAKYERNKPHVNIGTIGHVDHGKTTLTAAITMTLNKRLGTGSAVAFDQIDKAPEERERGITISTAHVEYETNNRHYAHVDCPGHADYVKNMITGAAQMDGAILVVSAADGPMPQTREHILLSRQVGVPYIVVFMNKCDMVDDEELLELVEMEIRDLLNEYEFPGDDTPVIKGSALQALNDPDSDWGTKIVEMFEIIDEYIPQPERDIDKPFLMPVEDVFSITGRGTVATGRVERGVVKVQDEIELVGLAEESRKLIVTGVEMFRKLLDQAEAGDNVGVLLRGIQRTEIERGQVLAKPGTIKPHTKFKAEVYVLKKEEGGRHTPFFDGYRPQFYFRTTDVTGSIKLPEGTEMVMPGDNITMEIELISPIATEEGLRFAIREGGRTVGAGVVASIIE is encoded by the coding sequence ATGGCAAAAGCAAAATATGAAAGAAATAAACCCCATGTAAACATAGGAACAATAGGACACGTTGACCATGGTAAAACAACATTAACAGCAGCGATTACAATGACATTAAACAAAAGATTAGGAACAGGTTCAGCAGTAGCCTTTGACCAAATCGATAAAGCACCAGAAGAAAGAGAAAGAGGAATCACAATTTCAACAGCACACGTTGAGTACGAAACAAACAACAGACACTACGCACACGTAGACTGCCCAGGCCATGCTGACTATGTAAAGAACATGATCACAGGAGCAGCACAAATGGACGGAGCGATCTTAGTAGTATCAGCAGCGGATGGTCCAATGCCACAAACAAGAGAGCATATCCTACTATCAAGACAAGTAGGTGTACCATACATCGTAGTATTCATGAACAAGTGTGATATGGTAGATGACGAAGAATTATTAGAGTTAGTAGAAATGGAAATCAGAGACCTATTAAACGAGTATGAGTTCCCAGGAGATGACACACCAGTAATCAAAGGATCAGCTTTACAAGCATTAAATGATCCAGACAGTGATTGGGGAACAAAGATTGTAGAGATGTTTGAAATCATCGACGAATACATCCCACAACCAGAAAGAGATATCGACAAGCCATTCCTAATGCCAGTAGAGGACGTATTCTCTATTACAGGTAGAGGAACAGTTGCAACAGGAAGAGTAGAAAGAGGCGTAGTAAAAGTACAAGACGAAATAGAGTTAGTAGGATTAGCAGAAGAATCAAGAAAGTTAATCGTAACAGGGGTAGAAATGTTTAGAAAATTACTAGACCAAGCAGAAGCAGGAGACAACGTAGGGGTATTACTAAGAGGTATCCAAAGAACAGAAATCGAAAGAGGACAAGTATTAGCAAAGCCTGGTACAATTAAGCCTCATACAAAGTTTAAAGCAGAGGTATATGTATTGAAAAAAGAAGAAGGTGGAAGACATACACCATTCTTTGATGGATACAGACCACAGTTTTATTTCAGAACAACAGACGTAACAGGAAGCATCAAGTTACCAGAAGGAACAGAAATGGTAATGCCAGGAGACAACATTACAATGGAAATCGAATTAATTAGCCCAATCGCTACAGAAGAAGGTTTAAGATTTGCGATCCGTGAAGGTGGAAGAACTGTAGGCGCTGGTGTAGTTGCTTCTATTATTGAGTAA
- the fusA gene encoding elongation factor G yields MARQFPLEKIRNIGIMAHIDAGKTTTTERILFYAGRIRKLGETHEGASQMDWMEQEKERGITITSAATTCQWEDHRINIIDTPGHVDFTVEVERSLRVLDGSVAVFCAKGGVEPQSETVWRQADKYRVPRMAFVNKMDILGADFFQAVKMMKERLGANAIPIQIPIGAEDTFKGIIDLVKMNATMYKDDLGQETEIVDIPEDMRDVTNEYREILVEAVAETDEELMMRYLEGEEFTEEEIIAGIRRGTIATQMTPVLCGSSYKNKGVQRLLDAVVTYMPSPLDIPAIKGVTEDTEQEIERHADDDEPFSALAFKIMADPYVGKLAFFRVYSGKLESGSYILNSTKGKKERIGRILQMHANTREEITEVYAGDIAAAVGLKDTTTGDTLCDPNNVVVLESMEFPEPVIHVAIEPKTKAAQEKMGVALQKLAEEDPTFKTYTDEETGQTIIAGMGELHLEIIVDRMMREFKVEANVGKPQVAYKETITQAVEVEGKYAKQSGGRGQYGHVKIRLIPQEPGQGYRFDNQVVGGAIPREYIPAVDAGIQEAMSNGILAGYEVVDMRVELFDGSYHEVDSSEMAFKIAGSMAFKDGMKKAKPALLEPYMRVEVTTPEDYMGDVMGDLNSRRGKIEGMEPRTGGVQVIKCHVPLSEMFGYATDLRSKTQGRAVYSMHFSHYEQVPASIAEKVVAGKQ; encoded by the coding sequence GTGGCAAGGCAGTTTCCACTAGAAAAAATAAGAAATATTGGTATTATGGCACACATTGATGCTGGTAAAACAACAACTACAGAGAGAATATTGTTTTATGCCGGCAGAATTAGAAAATTAGGTGAAACCCACGAGGGTGCATCGCAAATGGACTGGATGGAGCAGGAAAAAGAGAGAGGTATTACTATCACTTCAGCTGCTACTACCTGTCAATGGGAAGATCATAGAATCAACATCATAGATACACCAGGTCACGTGGACTTTACTGTAGAGGTAGAAAGATCTCTAAGAGTATTGGACGGTTCAGTAGCTGTATTCTGTGCAAAAGGTGGGGTTGAACCTCAATCTGAAACTGTTTGGAGACAAGCGGATAAGTATAGAGTACCAAGAATGGCCTTTGTAAACAAAATGGATATCTTAGGTGCTGATTTCTTTCAAGCTGTAAAAATGATGAAGGAGAGATTAGGTGCCAATGCGATACCTATTCAGATCCCAATTGGTGCTGAAGATACCTTCAAGGGAATCATTGACTTGGTAAAGATGAATGCAACCATGTATAAAGATGATTTAGGTCAAGAGACTGAGATCGTAGACATCCCTGAGGATATGAGAGATGTTACTAATGAGTATAGAGAAATACTAGTTGAGGCAGTGGCTGAAACTGATGAAGAATTAATGATGCGTTATTTAGAGGGTGAAGAGTTTACAGAAGAAGAAATCATTGCTGGAATCAGAAGAGGTACGATTGCTACTCAAATGACACCAGTATTGTGTGGTTCTTCTTATAAAAACAAAGGGGTACAACGTCTATTAGATGCTGTTGTAACTTATATGCCTTCACCACTGGATATCCCAGCTATTAAAGGTGTAACAGAAGACACCGAACAAGAAATTGAAAGACATGCGGATGATGATGAGCCGTTTTCAGCATTAGCTTTCAAAATTATGGCGGATCCATATGTAGGAAAATTAGCTTTTTTCCGAGTTTATTCGGGAAAGCTTGAGTCTGGTTCTTATATCTTAAACTCTACAAAAGGGAAAAAAGAGAGAATTGGACGTATTCTTCAAATGCATGCCAATACAAGAGAAGAAATCACAGAAGTATATGCTGGTGATATTGCAGCTGCTGTAGGTTTAAAGGATACAACTACAGGGGATACGCTATGTGATCCTAACAATGTAGTAGTACTAGAGTCTATGGAGTTTCCAGAACCAGTTATTCATGTAGCGATTGAGCCAAAAACCAAAGCTGCTCAAGAAAAAATGGGGGTTGCTTTACAGAAACTTGCTGAAGAGGACCCAACCTTTAAAACTTATACAGATGAAGAAACAGGGCAAACCATCATTGCAGGTATGGGAGAACTTCACCTTGAAATCATTGTAGATAGAATGATGAGGGAGTTCAAAGTAGAGGCAAATGTAGGTAAACCTCAAGTTGCATATAAAGAGACAATCACTCAAGCTGTAGAGGTTGAGGGTAAATACGCTAAACAATCTGGGGGTCGTGGACAGTACGGACATGTTAAAATCCGTCTTATCCCACAAGAACCAGGTCAAGGATACCGTTTCGATAACCAGGTCGTTGGGGGAGCTATTCCAAGAGAATATATTCCTGCTGTTGATGCCGGTATTCAAGAAGCTATGAGCAATGGTATATTGGCTGGCTACGAAGTAGTTGACATGAGAGTAGAACTGTTTGACGGATCTTATCATGAAGTTGACTCTTCTGAAATGGCATTTAAAATTGCTGGTTCTATGGCTTTCAAAGATGGTATGAAGAAAGCGAAACCAGCCTTACTAGAACCATATATGAGAGTGGAGGTAACAACTCCTGAGGATTATATGGGAGACGTTATGGGTGATCTAAACTCAAGACGTGGTAAAATTGAAGGAATGGAGCCAAGAACAGGTGGAGTACAGGTGATCAAATGTCATGTACCACTATCTGAAATGTTTGGATACGCTACAGACCTACGTTCTAAAACACAGGGTCGTGCGGTATACTCTATGCACTTCAGTCATTATGAGCAAGTTCCAGCAAGTATTGCTGAAAAAGTGGTTGCTGGAAAACAATAG
- the rpsG gene encoding 30S ribosomal protein S7 — protein MPRKGNVPKREVLPDPMYGSKVVTKLINGIMLDGKKGTAQRIVYDAFDLIKERTGEEPVEVFEKAMNNIMPILEVKARRVGGANYQVPIEVRPERRETLGIRWLVGYTKKRGEKGMDEKLAKEIMDAANNTGASVKKREDTHKMAEANKAFAHYRW, from the coding sequence GTGCCAAGAAAAGGGAATGTACCTAAAAGAGAAGTGTTACCAGATCCTATGTATGGTAGCAAAGTTGTTACAAAATTAATCAATGGCATTATGTTAGATGGTAAAAAAGGAACAGCTCAAAGAATTGTTTATGATGCCTTCGATTTAATAAAAGAAAGAACTGGAGAAGAGCCAGTTGAAGTTTTTGAAAAAGCTATGAACAACATCATGCCAATACTAGAAGTTAAGGCAAGACGTGTTGGTGGAGCTAACTACCAAGTACCAATAGAGGTAAGACCTGAGAGAAGAGAAACTCTAGGAATCAGATGGTTGGTAGGCTATACCAAAAAAAGAGGCGAAAAAGGCATGGATGAAAAATTAGCAAAAGAAATTATGGATGCCGCTAACAACACAGGAGCATCAGTGAAGAAAAGAGAAGATACACATAAAATGGCGGAAGCAAACAAAGCATTTGCTCATTACAGATGGTAA
- the rpsL gene encoding 30S ribosomal protein S12, whose amino-acid sequence MPTISQLVRKGRKEIQEKSTAPALQKGFNSLRRVATDKSSPQKRGVCTSVKTVTPKKPNSALRKVARVRLTNGIEVTAYIPGIGHNLQEHSVVLIRGGRVKDLPGVRYHIVRGTLDTAGVANRQQARSKYGAKRPKKK is encoded by the coding sequence ATGCCAACAATAAGCCAGTTAGTACGTAAAGGTAGAAAAGAAATTCAAGAAAAATCAACAGCTCCTGCATTACAAAAAGGTTTCAACTCTTTGAGAAGAGTAGCTACCGACAAAAGTTCTCCACAAAAAAGAGGAGTTTGTACTTCTGTTAAAACTGTTACACCTAAAAAGCCTAACTCAGCGTTAAGAAAAGTAGCTAGGGTAAGACTTACAAATGGTATTGAAGTAACAGCTTATATCCCAGGAATTGGTCATAACCTTCAAGAGCATAGTGTTGTTCTAATCAGAGGTGGAAGGGTAAAAGACTTACCAGGGGTTAGATACCATATTGTTAGAGGTACATTAGATACTGCAGGTGTAGCTAACAGACAGCAAGCAAGATCAAAGTACGGTGCAAAGAGACCTAAGAAAAAATAG
- a CDS encoding ribosomal L7Ae/L30e/S12e/Gadd45 family protein translates to MLDSLQMANNKVVGVKQTNKALAEDKVKTLYLAEDAEMYLVEKLKNTASNKGVEIVFVDSMKKLGKACGIDVSAAAVAILK, encoded by the coding sequence ATGTTAGATTCTCTGCAGATGGCCAATAATAAGGTGGTTGGCGTTAAGCAAACCAACAAGGCGTTAGCTGAAGATAAAGTAAAGACGCTTTACTTAGCGGAGGATGCAGAAATGTATCTAGTGGAAAAACTTAAGAACACCGCTAGCAATAAAGGTGTAGAAATTGTCTTTGTTGATTCCATGAAAAAACTTGGTAAAGCCTGCGGTATCGATGTTAGTGCAGCGGCCGTAGCGATATTAAAGTAG
- the rpoC gene encoding DNA-directed RNA polymerase subunit beta', which yields MYELNNFESIKISLASPEKIRQWSKGEVKKPETINYRTLKPEKEGLFCEKIFGPTKDWECHCGKYKRVRYKGVVCDRCGVEVTKSKVRRERMGHIELAAPVSHIWYFKGIPSRMGLLLDMSPRSLEKVLYFAAYIVIEPGETPLTEKQILTEKEYSEGLEKYGSNFKAAMGAEAVKEILSRINLEELSKELKHKLKESTGQKRVRTIRRLEVVEAFRQSGNKPEWMIVDAVPVIPPDLRPMVQLDGGRFATSDLNDLYRRVINRNNRLKRLLDLGAPDIIVRNEKRMLQEAVDALIDNGRRGKPVTGPGNRPLKSLSDMLKGKQGRFRQNLLGKRVDYSGRSVIVVGPELKFYQCGLPKKMALELFKPFVMKKLVENNYAHNIKSAKRMVEKVKPEVWDVLEEVIKEHPVLLNRAPTLHRLGIQAFEPILVEGKAIKLHPLVCTAYNADFDGDQMAVHVPLSVEAQAEARFLMLAPNNILAPKDGQPITTPTQDMVLGSYYLTIEVPGVKGEGMIFKDFEEMLMAYDTGVVDLHARVKVRTKLNKEDPGKLVESTVGRFIFNEKIPQNLGFVDRTKDLYALEVDFLCDKKALGKVIDKSFRKLGNTTTSIMLDYIKQTGFKFSTKGAITIAVSDMEVPDEKPELISEAEEKVDKYEKAYRRGLISDEERYERVIETWTETTEKVTDALMAGLDRLNNVFIMAHSGARGSKNQIRQLGGMRGLMANASGHTVEMPIKANFREGLSVLEYFISTHGARKGLADTALRTADSGYLTRRLVDVSQDIIIREIDCGTTEGIVASAFKDGNEVIEELYDRLVGRHALEDILHPETGEVMVAKDAMITEEDAERIITVGLEKVKIRTALNCKTRHGVCATCYGRNLATGEAVQVGEAVGIIAAQSIGEPGTQLTMRTFHTGGVAGADITQGLPRVEELFEARKPKGLAIISEIGGTIEVLESRRKREVVVRNATEEKKYEIPYSSRVKVKQGQVIEAGDEITQGSVNPHDILKIKGVEGVENYIIKEVQRVYRLQGVDINDKHVEVIVRQMLSKAKVEDSGDTDLLPGALETVFDLKEVNEKATEEGKKEATYTVTLLGITKASLATESFLSAASFQETTRVLTEAAIKGKEDYLIGLKENVIIGKLIPAGTGMKRYKNIALSTEDETPEDMEEKEEE from the coding sequence TTGTACGAATTAAATAATTTTGAATCTATTAAAATTTCATTGGCATCTCCAGAAAAAATTAGACAGTGGTCTAAGGGTGAGGTTAAAAAACCTGAAACTATTAACTACAGAACATTAAAGCCTGAAAAAGAGGGATTGTTCTGTGAGAAAATTTTTGGACCCACAAAAGATTGGGAATGTCACTGTGGTAAGTATAAGCGTGTCAGATACAAAGGAGTTGTATGTGATCGTTGTGGTGTTGAAGTAACAAAGTCCAAAGTAAGAAGAGAAAGAATGGGACATATAGAGTTAGCTGCCCCAGTGTCTCACATTTGGTATTTTAAAGGTATACCTAGTAGGATGGGATTATTATTAGACATGTCGCCAAGATCCCTAGAAAAAGTACTGTACTTTGCAGCTTATATTGTAATAGAGCCAGGAGAAACACCTTTAACTGAAAAGCAGATTTTGACTGAGAAGGAATATAGTGAAGGGTTAGAAAAGTATGGATCTAACTTTAAGGCTGCTATGGGGGCCGAGGCGGTTAAAGAAATACTGTCTAGAATTAATCTTGAAGAACTATCAAAAGAGCTAAAGCACAAGTTGAAGGAAAGTACTGGACAAAAAAGAGTACGAACCATTAGACGTCTTGAGGTGGTAGAGGCATTTAGACAATCTGGTAATAAACCTGAGTGGATGATTGTAGATGCCGTGCCAGTAATTCCTCCTGACTTAAGACCTATGGTGCAATTGGACGGTGGTAGATTTGCTACCTCTGATTTAAACGATCTATATCGAAGAGTAATCAATCGTAACAATCGTTTGAAGCGATTATTAGATTTAGGTGCTCCTGATATCATTGTTAGAAACGAAAAAAGGATGCTGCAGGAGGCAGTAGATGCCTTAATTGATAACGGCAGAAGAGGAAAGCCTGTAACAGGTCCTGGAAACAGACCACTGAAGTCACTTTCCGATATGCTAAAGGGTAAGCAAGGACGTTTCAGACAAAACCTTTTAGGAAAGCGTGTAGACTATTCAGGACGTTCAGTTATTGTTGTTGGCCCCGAACTGAAGTTTTATCAATGTGGTCTGCCTAAAAAGATGGCCTTGGAGCTATTCAAGCCCTTTGTCATGAAAAAACTTGTAGAGAATAATTATGCTCATAATATTAAAAGTGCGAAACGTATGGTGGAAAAGGTAAAACCAGAGGTATGGGATGTATTGGAAGAGGTAATCAAAGAACATCCTGTGTTGCTTAATAGAGCACCTACCCTGCATAGATTAGGGATTCAAGCCTTTGAACCAATCCTAGTAGAAGGTAAGGCGATTAAGCTGCATCCATTGGTATGTACTGCTTATAATGCAGATTTCGATGGAGATCAAATGGCGGTACACGTACCATTATCTGTCGAAGCTCAGGCAGAAGCTAGATTTTTAATGCTGGCGCCTAACAATATACTAGCTCCAAAGGATGGGCAGCCAATCACTACACCAACACAGGATATGGTGTTGGGCAGTTATTATCTTACCATTGAAGTACCTGGTGTTAAAGGAGAAGGCATGATCTTTAAAGATTTTGAAGAAATGCTGATGGCCTATGATACCGGAGTGGTAGACCTACATGCTAGGGTTAAGGTGAGAACAAAGTTAAACAAAGAAGATCCAGGAAAGTTAGTAGAAAGTACTGTTGGCAGATTTATTTTTAATGAAAAAATACCTCAAAACTTAGGTTTTGTAGATCGTACCAAGGATTTATATGCTTTGGAAGTTGACTTTTTATGTGACAAAAAGGCTTTAGGAAAAGTTATTGATAAGTCCTTTAGAAAGTTGGGCAATACAACTACTTCTATTATGTTGGACTATATAAAACAAACAGGCTTTAAGTTCTCTACTAAAGGTGCTATCACTATAGCCGTATCAGATATGGAAGTGCCAGATGAAAAACCAGAGCTGATTTCAGAAGCTGAAGAAAAAGTCGATAAGTATGAGAAGGCCTATAGAAGAGGATTAATCTCTGATGAAGAAAGATACGAAAGAGTTATTGAAACCTGGACGGAAACGACAGAAAAAGTTACCGATGCCCTAATGGCGGGCTTGGATAGATTAAATAATGTATTTATCATGGCTCACTCAGGTGCTAGGGGTAGTAAAAACCAAATTAGACAGCTAGGTGGTATGAGGGGATTGATGGCAAATGCCTCTGGCCATACGGTGGAAATGCCGATTAAAGCTAACTTCCGTGAAGGCTTATCTGTACTAGAATACTTTATTTCTACTCATGGGGCTAGAAAAGGATTGGCGGATACTGCCCTTAGAACTGCTGACTCAGGATATCTAACTAGACGTCTTGTAGATGTTAGTCAAGATATTATTATTCGGGAAATTGATTGTGGTACCACAGAAGGCATTGTAGCTTCTGCCTTTAAGGATGGCAACGAAGTAATTGAAGAACTATATGATAGACTAGTTGGCAGACATGCATTAGAAGATATTCTTCACCCTGAAACTGGAGAAGTGATGGTTGCTAAAGATGCTATGATCACTGAAGAAGATGCAGAAAGAATCATTACTGTCGGTTTAGAAAAAGTAAAAATTAGAACAGCATTAAATTGTAAAACAAGGCACGGTGTATGTGCAACTTGTTATGGTAGAAACTTAGCTACTGGCGAAGCTGTTCAGGTAGGAGAGGCTGTAGGTATTATTGCTGCACAGTCTATTGGAGAACCAGGAACACAGCTTACTATGAGAACCTTCCATACTGGCGGGGTTGCCGGTGCGGATATTACTCAAGGTTTGCCGAGGGTAGAGGAATTGTTTGAGGCAAGGAAACCAAAGGGATTAGCTATTATTAGTGAAATCGGAGGTACCATTGAAGTTCTAGAGTCTAGAAGAAAACGTGAAGTTGTTGTAAGAAATGCTACTGAGGAGAAAAAGTATGAGATTCCTTACAGTTCTAGAGTAAAAGTAAAACAAGGTCAGGTTATTGAAGCTGGAGATGAAATTACACAAGGATCTGTAAATCCTCATGATATTCTTAAAATCAAGGGTGTAGAAGGTGTTGAAAACTATATCATTAAAGAAGTACAGAGGGTGTACCGTCTACAGGGTGTTGATATCAACGATAAGCATGTTGAGGTTATTGTAAGACAGATGTTGAGTAAGGCAAAGGTTGAAGATTCTGGTGATACTGACTTGTTACCTGGAGCACTGGAAACTGTATTTGACTTAAAAGAAGTAAATGAAAAGGCAACAGAAGAAGGTAAAAAAGAAGCGACCTATACAGTAACCCTACTAGGTATTACTAAAGCTTCATTAGCTACAGAATCCTTCTTATCTGCTGCATCTTTCCAAGAAACTACAAGAGTTTTAACGGAGGCTGCTATCAAGGGTAAGGAAGACTACCTGATAGGACTGAAGGAAAATGTAATTATTGGTAAACTAATTCCTGCTGGTACAGGAATGAAACGATATAAGAATATTGCCTTAAGTACAGAAGATGAAACACCAGAAGATATGGAAGAAAAAGAAGAGGAATAA